In Juglans microcarpa x Juglans regia isolate MS1-56 chromosome 7D, Jm3101_v1.0, whole genome shotgun sequence, the following are encoded in one genomic region:
- the LOC121239731 gene encoding DNA repair protein RAD5A isoform X1, with protein MAGKRTRHISHLVSNFSQPSPAISIPPSRSLVILLRILAAAPLLHRPSNVTPSLRNFAIPNRTREIRFRVRIRFFVLSKHQMGNKVTDELLSSVRSIFGSEYSDMDLIRALHMANNDVAAAINIIFDMPNFKSKGLPAVSKNPQPSRLNSVSGASKNPKQNGGENRSFHSLGHEAITTDCAREGEGFVGDVSGRESSVGSEWWFVGSGEVSGLSTCKGRRLKPGDIVGFTFPLKSASSSPSPGKGFSKGRQQAAACSEIVRFSTKESGEIGRIPNEWARCLLPLVRDKKVKVEGCCKFAPDVLGIMDTIILSISVYINSSMFRKHHQTSLKAASDATEGSVIHPLPTLFRLLGLTPFKQADFTPGDLYKRKRPLDPEDISGLQASLLHVNNYKNPSQNGNEVENEESISDVEVDNIVGVGNSSELEEMDPPCTLQCELRPYQKQALHWMIQLEKGQHMDEAATTLHPCWEAYHLADKRELVVYLNAFSGNATTEFPSTLQMARGGILADAMGLGKTIMTISLLLAHSERGGKSDGQSTSQPSSEGSEVSRLDHQPDRLKKATRFSGFDKLMKQKNALIAGGNLIVCPMTLLGQWKAEIETHALPGSLSLYVHYGQSRPKDARTLTQSDVVITTYGVLASEFSVENAEDSCSLYSVRWFRVVLDEAHTIKSSKSQISRAAAALVADRRWCLTGTPIQNNLEDIYSLLRFLKVEPWGTWAWWNKLIQKPFEEGDERGLKLVQSILKPIMLRRTKFSTDREGRPILVLPPADIQVVYCELNETEKDFYEALFKRSKVKFDQFVEQGRVLHNYASILELLLRLRQCCDHPFLVMSRGDTQEYSDLNKLARRFLKGSLSAKEGEAKDVPSRAYVQEVVEELRKGEQGECPICLEAFEDAVLTPCAHRLCRECLLASWQNAASGLCPVCRKTISRQELITAPTDSRFQIDVEKNWVESSKIVVLLHELENLRFSGSKSIVFSQWTAFLDLLQIPLSRSNIPFARLDGTLNQQQREKVLKQFSEDSNILVLLMSLKAGGVGINLTAASNAFVLDPWWNPAVEEQAVMRIHRIGQTKKVMIKRFIVKGTVEERMEAVQARKQRMISGALTDQEVRTARIEELKMLFT; from the exons ATGGCGGGAAAAAGAACGCGTCACATCTCTCACCTCGTCTCCAACTTTTCACAACCCAGCCCCGCCATTTCCATACCCCCCTCTCGAAGTCTTGTTATCTTACTGCGCATTTTAGCAGCAGCTCCACTCCTCCACCGTCCCTCCAACGTCACTCCATCCCTCCGAAACTTCGCAATCCCAAACCGTACGCGTGAAATCAGGTTTAGGGTTCGAATTAGGTTTTTCGTTCTTAGCAAACATCAGATGGGGAATAAGGTCACAGACGAGCTGTTATCCTCCGTCCGATCGATCTTCGGTTCGGAATATTCCGACATGGACTTAATCAGAGCCCTACACATGGCCAACAACGACGTCGCCGCCGCGATTAACATAATCTTCGACATGCCAAATTTCAAATCCAAAGGATTGCCAGCAGTTTCCAAAAACCCCCAACCTTCTCGCCTTAATTCGGTCTCGGGGGCCAGCAAGAACCCGAAGCAAAACGGCGGCGAGAACCGGAGTTTTCATTCTCTGGGGCACGAAGCAATTACTACCGATTGCGCTAGGGAAGGCGAGGGTTTTGTTGGGGACGTGAGTGGGCGAGAGAGCTCTGTTGGGAGCGAGTGGTGGTTCGTGGGCTCCGGTGAGGTTTCGGGGCTGTCCACGTGTAAAGGGAGGAGACTGAAGCCTGGTGACATTGTGGGGTTCACGTTTCCATTGAAGAGTGCTTCTAGTTCGCCTTCGCCTGGAAAGGGTTTCTCTAAGGGACGGCAGCAAGCTGCGGCTTGTTCGGAGATTGTGAGGTTCTCTACTAAAGAATCCGGAGAG ATTGGTCGAATACCTAACGAATGGGCACGATGTCTTTTGCCGCTTGTGAGAGATAAGAAGGTCAAGGTTGAGGGCTGTTGTAAATTTGCTCCTGATGTTTTGGGCATTATGGACACCATTATTTTGTCAATAAG TGTATATATCAATAGCTCTATGTTCCGTAAGCATCACCAGACCTCACTCAAGGCAGCCAGCGATGCTACTGAGGGATCAGTGATTCATCCTCTCCCAACTTTGTTCCGGTTGTTAGGATTGACCCCATTTAAGCAG GCAGACTTCACTCCTGGAGACTTGTACAAAAGGAAGCGTCCTTTAGACCCTGAG GATATTTCTGGTCTTCAAGCCTCGCTGTTACATGTTAACAATTATAAGAATCCTTCTCAAAATggaaatgaagttgaaaatgagGAGTCAATTTCGGATGTTGAAGTTGACAACATTGTTGGTGTTGGAAATAGCTCCGAGTTAGAG GAAATGGATCCCCCTTGTACTCTTCAGTGTGAACTTCGACCCTACCAAAAGCAGGCCCTTCATTGGATGATTCAGCTGGAGAAGGGACAACATATGGATGAGGCGGCAACAACACTTCATCCATGTTGGGAGGCTTATCATCTTGCGGACAA GAGGGAGCTAGTTGTTTATTTGAATGCATTTTCAGGCAATGCTACAACAGAATTTCCAAGCACACTTCAAATGGCCAGAGGAGGA ATTTTGGCAGATGCAATGGGGCTTGGGAAGACCATTATGACCATATCCCTGCTCCTTGCTCATTCAGAAAGAGGTGGAAAATCAGATGGTCAGTCCACGAGTCAGCCTTCAAGTGAAGGTAGTGAAGTCAGCAGGTTAGACCACCAGCCAGATCGCCTGAAGAAGGCAACAAGATTTTCAGGTTTTGATAAATTGATGAAGCAAAAGAATGCTCTTATAGCTGGTGGAAATTTGATTGTGTGTCCTATGACGCTGCTAGGGCAGTGGAAG GCAGAGATTGAAACTCATGCGCTACCTGGGTCTCTGTCTCTATATGTTCATTACGGACAAAGTAGACCGAAGGATGCAAGAACTCTAACTCAGAGTGATGTTGTAATTACCACATACGGAGTGTTAGCCTCAGAATTTTCGGTGGAG aatgcTGAAGACAGTTGCAGTCTTTACTCAGTTCGATGGTTTAGAGTGGTTCTTGATGAGGCACATACCATAAAATCCTCTAAAAGCCAAATTTCTAGGGCTGCTGCTGCTCTAGTTGCTGATCGCCGTTGGTGTCTCACTGGCACTCCTATCCAg AACAACCTGGAGGACATTTACAGTCTTCTTAGGTTTTTGAAGGTGGAACCATGGGGAACTTGGGCGTG GTGGAACAAACTTATTCAGAAGCCATTTGAGGAGGGTGATGAGAGAGGGTTGAAGTTGGTCCAGTCCATTTTAAAGCCAATCATGTTAAGGAGGACAAAATTTAGTACTGATCGAGAAGGCCG GCCTATTCTCGTTCTTCCGCCAGCTGATATTCAGGTCGTATATTGTGAACTCAACGAAACCGAAAAAGACTTCTATGAGGCCCTGTTTAAAAGATCtaag GTGAAGTTTGATCAATTTGTCGAGCAAGGACGGGTTCTTCATAATTATGCTTCCATATTGGAGTTACTTTTACGTCTTCGCCAATGTTGCGATCATCCATTTCTTGTGATGAG TCGAGGTGACACACAAGAGTATTCTGATTTGAATAAGCTTGCTAGACGATTCCTCAAAGGCAGCCTTAGTGCTAAGGAAGGGGAAGCTAAAGATGTGCCTTCACGTGCTTATGTTCAAGAGGTTGTGGAAGAGTTACGTAAAGGGGAACAAGGAGAGTGTCCAATATGTCTTGAAGCATTTgaagatgcagtattgacacctTGTGCACACCGCTTATGCCGGGAATGCCTATTGGCAAGTTGGCAAAATGCTGCGTCTGGCTTATGTCCTGTTTGTAG GAAAACCATTAGTAGGCAAGAACTTATTACGGCCCCAACTGACAGTCGCTTCCAGATTGATGTTGAGAAAAATTGGGTGGAGTCATCCAAAATTGTCGTTCTCTTGCATGAACTTGAGAATCTTCGCTTTTCAGGCTCTAAGAGTATTGTATTCAGCCAGTGGACTGCCTTTCTTGATCTCCTGCAGATTCCTCTTTCTCG GAGTAATATTCCCTTTGCCCGTCTGGATGGAACTTTAAATCAACAGCAGCGGGAGAAAGTGTTAAAGCAATTTTCAGAAGATAGCAACATTCTG GTGTTGCTGATGTCACTGAAAGCTGGTGGAGTTGGAATAAATCTAACGGCAGCTTCAAATGCTTTTGTCTTG GATCCATGGTGGAACCCAGCTGTAGAGGAGCAAGCCGTCATGCGCATTCATCGCATTGGACAAACTAAAAAAGTGATGATCAAACGGTTCATTGTGAAG GGAACTGTTGAGGAAAGAATGGAAGCAGTGCAAGCACGGAAGCAGCGGATGATTTCTGGTGCTTTGACTGATCAAGAAGTTCGAACTGCACGTATTGAGGAATTGAAAATGCTTTTTACTTAG
- the LOC121239731 gene encoding DNA repair protein RAD5A isoform X2, with the protein MAGKRTRHISHLVSNFSQPSPAISIPPSRSLVILLRILAAAPLLHRPSNVTPSLRNFAIPNRTREIRFRVRIRFFVLSKHQMGNKVTDELLSSVRSIFGSEYSDMDLIRALHMANNDVAAAINIIFDMPNFKSKGLPAVSKNPQPSRLNSVSGASKNPKQNGGENRSFHSLGHEAITTDCAREGEGFVGDVSGRESSVGSEWWFVGSGEVSGLSTCKGRRLKPGDIVGFTFPLKSASSSPSPGKGFSKGRQQAAACSEIVRFSTKESGEIGRIPNEWARCLLPLVRDKKVKVEGCCKFAPDVLGIMDTIILSISVYINSSMFRKHHQTSLKAASDATEGSVIHPLPTLFRLLGLTPFKQADFTPGDLYKRKRPLDPEDISGLQASLLHVNNYKNPSQNGNEVENEESISDVEVDNIVGVGNSSELEEMDPPCTLQCELRPYQKQALHWMIQLEKGQHMDEAATTLHPCWEAYHLADKRELVVYLNAFSGNATTEFPSTLQMARGGILADAMGLGKTIMTISLLLAHSERGGKSDGQSTSQPSSEGSEVSRLDHQPDRLKKATRFSGFDKLMKQKNALIAGGNLIVCPMTLLGQWKAEIETHALPGSLSLYVHYGQSRPKDARTLTQSDVVITTYGVLASEFSVENAEDSCSLYSVRWFRVVLDEAHTIKSSKSQISRAAAALVADRRWCLTGTPIQNNLEDIYSLLRFLKVEPWGTWAWWNKLIQKPFEEGDERGLKLVQSILKPIMLRRTKFSTDREGRPILVLPPADIQVVYCELNETEKDFYEALFKRSKVKFDQFVEQGRVLHNYASILELLLRLRQCCDHPFLVMSRGDTQEYSDLNKLARRFLKGSLSAKEGEAKDVPSRAYVQEVVEELRKGEQGECPICLEAFEDAVLTPCAHRLCRECLLASWQNAASGLCPV; encoded by the exons ATGGCGGGAAAAAGAACGCGTCACATCTCTCACCTCGTCTCCAACTTTTCACAACCCAGCCCCGCCATTTCCATACCCCCCTCTCGAAGTCTTGTTATCTTACTGCGCATTTTAGCAGCAGCTCCACTCCTCCACCGTCCCTCCAACGTCACTCCATCCCTCCGAAACTTCGCAATCCCAAACCGTACGCGTGAAATCAGGTTTAGGGTTCGAATTAGGTTTTTCGTTCTTAGCAAACATCAGATGGGGAATAAGGTCACAGACGAGCTGTTATCCTCCGTCCGATCGATCTTCGGTTCGGAATATTCCGACATGGACTTAATCAGAGCCCTACACATGGCCAACAACGACGTCGCCGCCGCGATTAACATAATCTTCGACATGCCAAATTTCAAATCCAAAGGATTGCCAGCAGTTTCCAAAAACCCCCAACCTTCTCGCCTTAATTCGGTCTCGGGGGCCAGCAAGAACCCGAAGCAAAACGGCGGCGAGAACCGGAGTTTTCATTCTCTGGGGCACGAAGCAATTACTACCGATTGCGCTAGGGAAGGCGAGGGTTTTGTTGGGGACGTGAGTGGGCGAGAGAGCTCTGTTGGGAGCGAGTGGTGGTTCGTGGGCTCCGGTGAGGTTTCGGGGCTGTCCACGTGTAAAGGGAGGAGACTGAAGCCTGGTGACATTGTGGGGTTCACGTTTCCATTGAAGAGTGCTTCTAGTTCGCCTTCGCCTGGAAAGGGTTTCTCTAAGGGACGGCAGCAAGCTGCGGCTTGTTCGGAGATTGTGAGGTTCTCTACTAAAGAATCCGGAGAG ATTGGTCGAATACCTAACGAATGGGCACGATGTCTTTTGCCGCTTGTGAGAGATAAGAAGGTCAAGGTTGAGGGCTGTTGTAAATTTGCTCCTGATGTTTTGGGCATTATGGACACCATTATTTTGTCAATAAG TGTATATATCAATAGCTCTATGTTCCGTAAGCATCACCAGACCTCACTCAAGGCAGCCAGCGATGCTACTGAGGGATCAGTGATTCATCCTCTCCCAACTTTGTTCCGGTTGTTAGGATTGACCCCATTTAAGCAG GCAGACTTCACTCCTGGAGACTTGTACAAAAGGAAGCGTCCTTTAGACCCTGAG GATATTTCTGGTCTTCAAGCCTCGCTGTTACATGTTAACAATTATAAGAATCCTTCTCAAAATggaaatgaagttgaaaatgagGAGTCAATTTCGGATGTTGAAGTTGACAACATTGTTGGTGTTGGAAATAGCTCCGAGTTAGAG GAAATGGATCCCCCTTGTACTCTTCAGTGTGAACTTCGACCCTACCAAAAGCAGGCCCTTCATTGGATGATTCAGCTGGAGAAGGGACAACATATGGATGAGGCGGCAACAACACTTCATCCATGTTGGGAGGCTTATCATCTTGCGGACAA GAGGGAGCTAGTTGTTTATTTGAATGCATTTTCAGGCAATGCTACAACAGAATTTCCAAGCACACTTCAAATGGCCAGAGGAGGA ATTTTGGCAGATGCAATGGGGCTTGGGAAGACCATTATGACCATATCCCTGCTCCTTGCTCATTCAGAAAGAGGTGGAAAATCAGATGGTCAGTCCACGAGTCAGCCTTCAAGTGAAGGTAGTGAAGTCAGCAGGTTAGACCACCAGCCAGATCGCCTGAAGAAGGCAACAAGATTTTCAGGTTTTGATAAATTGATGAAGCAAAAGAATGCTCTTATAGCTGGTGGAAATTTGATTGTGTGTCCTATGACGCTGCTAGGGCAGTGGAAG GCAGAGATTGAAACTCATGCGCTACCTGGGTCTCTGTCTCTATATGTTCATTACGGACAAAGTAGACCGAAGGATGCAAGAACTCTAACTCAGAGTGATGTTGTAATTACCACATACGGAGTGTTAGCCTCAGAATTTTCGGTGGAG aatgcTGAAGACAGTTGCAGTCTTTACTCAGTTCGATGGTTTAGAGTGGTTCTTGATGAGGCACATACCATAAAATCCTCTAAAAGCCAAATTTCTAGGGCTGCTGCTGCTCTAGTTGCTGATCGCCGTTGGTGTCTCACTGGCACTCCTATCCAg AACAACCTGGAGGACATTTACAGTCTTCTTAGGTTTTTGAAGGTGGAACCATGGGGAACTTGGGCGTG GTGGAACAAACTTATTCAGAAGCCATTTGAGGAGGGTGATGAGAGAGGGTTGAAGTTGGTCCAGTCCATTTTAAAGCCAATCATGTTAAGGAGGACAAAATTTAGTACTGATCGAGAAGGCCG GCCTATTCTCGTTCTTCCGCCAGCTGATATTCAGGTCGTATATTGTGAACTCAACGAAACCGAAAAAGACTTCTATGAGGCCCTGTTTAAAAGATCtaag GTGAAGTTTGATCAATTTGTCGAGCAAGGACGGGTTCTTCATAATTATGCTTCCATATTGGAGTTACTTTTACGTCTTCGCCAATGTTGCGATCATCCATTTCTTGTGATGAG TCGAGGTGACACACAAGAGTATTCTGATTTGAATAAGCTTGCTAGACGATTCCTCAAAGGCAGCCTTAGTGCTAAGGAAGGGGAAGCTAAAGATGTGCCTTCACGTGCTTATGTTCAAGAGGTTGTGGAAGAGTTACGTAAAGGGGAACAAGGAGAGTGTCCAATATGTCTTGAAGCATTTgaagatgcagtattgacacctTGTGCACACCGCTTATGCCGGGAATGCCTATTGGCAAGTTGGCAAAATGCTGCGTCTGGCTTATGTCCTGTTT GA